A stretch of the Rosa rugosa chromosome 5, drRosRugo1.1, whole genome shotgun sequence genome encodes the following:
- the LOC133709272 gene encoding uncharacterized protein LOC133709272, protein MYVYPKVKVRQQEEKDDQHALLDFSTPVKDQDVSPATVAKVPKSYVPRVVMPSISVAEGAKKANKIEEMNKQNIRASSIPPPRAVLSSPDNDTVIGNKNRIKAQRPSALKNHSLVQNRSTPCIPLHITENSINTKKSKGTLVENCLKERKGSASKLTSQIRPSRTGKSSSKENLQQTRTSKTCSLQLQSNL, encoded by the exons A tGTATGTGTATCCCAAGGTGAAGGTCAGGCAACAAGAAGAGAAAGATGATCAACATGCCcttcttgatttttctactCCAG TGAAGGACCAAGATGTTTCTCCAGCTACCGTTGCAAAAGTTCCAAAATCTTATGTTCCAAGAGTAGTTATGCCATCGATCTCTGTTGCTGAAG GAGCAAAGAAGGCCAATAAGATTGAAGAGATGAATAAACAAAATATTAGAGCCAGCTCAATCCCTCCACCTCGTGCTGTCTTATCCAGTCCTG ACAATGATACGGTGATTGGAAACAAAAATAGGATTAAAGCACAACGACCATCTGCTCTGAAGAATCATAGCTTGGTTCAGAATAGAAGTACACCATGTATTCCACTCCACATTACTGAAAACtccataaatacaaaaaaatccaaGGGGACTTTAGTTGAGAACTGTCTTAAGGAAAGGAAAGGATCAGCATCAAAACTAACAAGTCAGATACGGCCATCAAGAACTGGAAAATCAAGCTCTAAGGAAAA TTTGCAACAAACCAGGACTTCCAAGACTTGCAGTCTCCAACTTCAGTCCAATTTATGA
- the LOC133709271 gene encoding plasmodesmata-located protein 2-like isoform X1, which translates to MGLLSKPFIFFLYLLLFSNLELIIPVAESATDMTSMVYKGCAKQTFSDPTGVYSQSLSALFGSLVQQSTKAKFFKTNSGSGQTTISGLFQCRGDLSNSDCYSCVSKLPQMVNSLCGKTIAARVQLIGCYMLYEISGFAQISGMEMLYKTCGGTNIAGSGFEERRDTAFTVLENGVVSGHGFYTTNYQQVYVLGQCQGDVGDSDCGECMKSAVQRAQVECGSSISGQIYLHKCFVSYSYYPNGVPRRSSSSQSSSSSSSSSSGSNTGKTVAIILGGAAGVGFLVIFLLFARNLMKKHDDY; encoded by the exons ATGGGTTTACTCTCAAAACCCTTCATTTTCTTCCTCTACTTGCTTCTGTTCTCCAATCTTGAGCTCATCATCCCAGTTGCTGAATCTGCCACTGATATGACCTCCATGGTGTACAAAGGTTGTGCAAAGCAGACCTTTTCAGATCCAACTGGGGTTTACTCCCAATCCCTCTCTGCCCTGTTTGGGTCTCTGGTTCAACAATCCACCAAGGCCAAGTTTTTCAAGACCAACTCAGGCAGTGGCCAAACCACCATCTCTGGTCTCTTTCAATGCAGAGGTGACCTCAGCAACTCTGATTGCTACAGCTGTGTGAGTAAACTCCCCCAAATGGTTAACAGTCTCTGTGGCAAAACCATTGCTGCTAGAGTTCAGCTAATTGGTTGCTACATGCTCTatgagatttctgggtttgcccAAATTTCAGGGATGGAAATGTTGTACAAGACTTGTGGGGGAACAAACATTGCAGGGTCTGGGTTTGAAGAGAGAAGGGACACTGCTTTCACTGTTTTGGAGAATGGTGTGGTTAGTGGTCATGGGTTTTATACCACAAATTACCAACAAGTCTATGTCTTGGGTCAGTGTCAAGGAGATGTGGGTGACTCAGATTGTGGTGAGTGTATGAAGAGTGCAGTGCAGAGAGCTCAAGTTGAATGTGGGAGTTCCATTTCAGGCCAAATCTATCTCCATAAGTGCTTTGTGAGTTACAGTTACTATCCAAATGGGGTCCCCAGAAGGTCATCTTCATctcaatcatcatcatcatcctcttcatcttcatcag GGTCAAATACAGGGAAGACAGTGGCTATTATTTTAGGAGGAGCAGCTGGAGTTGGATTCCTAGTCATATTCTTGTTGTTTGCCAGAAATTTGATGAAGAAGCATGATG ATTATTGA
- the LOC133709271 gene encoding plasmodesmata-located protein 2-like isoform X2 produces the protein MGLLSKPFIFFLYLLLFSNLELIIPVAESATDMTSMVYKGCAKQTFSDPTGVYSQSLSALFGSLVQQSTKAKFFKTNSGSGQTTISGLFQCRGDLSNSDCYSCVSKLPQMVNSLCGKTIAARVQLIGCYMLYEISGFAQISGMEMLYKTCGGTNIAGSGFEERRDTAFTVLENGVVSGHGFYTTNYQQVYVLGQCQGDVGDSDCGECMKSAVQRAQVECGSSISGQIYLHKCFVSYSYYPNGVPRRSSSSQSSSSSSSSSSGKTVAIILGGAAGVGFLVIFLLFARNLMKKHDDY, from the exons ATGGGTTTACTCTCAAAACCCTTCATTTTCTTCCTCTACTTGCTTCTGTTCTCCAATCTTGAGCTCATCATCCCAGTTGCTGAATCTGCCACTGATATGACCTCCATGGTGTACAAAGGTTGTGCAAAGCAGACCTTTTCAGATCCAACTGGGGTTTACTCCCAATCCCTCTCTGCCCTGTTTGGGTCTCTGGTTCAACAATCCACCAAGGCCAAGTTTTTCAAGACCAACTCAGGCAGTGGCCAAACCACCATCTCTGGTCTCTTTCAATGCAGAGGTGACCTCAGCAACTCTGATTGCTACAGCTGTGTGAGTAAACTCCCCCAAATGGTTAACAGTCTCTGTGGCAAAACCATTGCTGCTAGAGTTCAGCTAATTGGTTGCTACATGCTCTatgagatttctgggtttgcccAAATTTCAGGGATGGAAATGTTGTACAAGACTTGTGGGGGAACAAACATTGCAGGGTCTGGGTTTGAAGAGAGAAGGGACACTGCTTTCACTGTTTTGGAGAATGGTGTGGTTAGTGGTCATGGGTTTTATACCACAAATTACCAACAAGTCTATGTCTTGGGTCAGTGTCAAGGAGATGTGGGTGACTCAGATTGTGGTGAGTGTATGAAGAGTGCAGTGCAGAGAGCTCAAGTTGAATGTGGGAGTTCCATTTCAGGCCAAATCTATCTCCATAAGTGCTTTGTGAGTTACAGTTACTATCCAAATGGGGTCCCCAGAAGGTCATCTTCATctcaatcatcatcatcatcctcttcatcttcatcag GGAAGACAGTGGCTATTATTTTAGGAGGAGCAGCTGGAGTTGGATTCCTAGTCATATTCTTGTTGTTTGCCAGAAATTTGATGAAGAAGCATGATG ATTATTGA
- the LOC133709268 gene encoding putative pentatricopeptide repeat-containing protein At5g52630: MASTTLPKPNPIPIEPDPPQPNSADPLAIYAQAIKTHNADRSLHNHLITLCSKSNLTSFSLRLFNQIPSPNVVSWTALISSHSTTLAALRHFVSMLRHPTFPNQRTIATLFKTCASLSSLSFGLSLHSLSLKLGISAEPYSGSALIHFYSKCGMPVYARKVLDEIPHKDAVCYGAVIVGLAQNSRPIDALLAFADMKCRDVGSSMYTVSGALRAAAELAALEQCRIIHTHAVVTGLDANVVVGTALLDAYGKSGLVSDARQVFDENLLVMSLVGCNAMLAAYAQQGDKNSAVELFNAMEAQGLVPDEYSFLAILTCLGNAGLVLETDWWLNRMKADYVLEPALEHYTCLVGAMGRAGQLEDAERTAMTMPIVPDAAVWRTLLTCAAYHKSPALARSMAKRLLEIDPQDDSAYVIVANVLSSAGKWDEVAEVRKMMKDRRVKKEGGRSWIEVRGKVHVFLAGDRRHQRIDEIYAKLAELMAGIEKLGYVPLQNEMLHGVGEQEKKEALWYHSEKLAVAFGVVSGAAPPGKPLRIVKNLRICRDCHEAFKYLCRLLEREIIVRDVNRYHIFSNGSCNCGEMW, from the coding sequence ATGGCATCAACCACCCTCCCCAAACCGAACCCAATCCCAATCGAACCCGACCCGCCGCAGCCCAACTCCGCCGACCCTCTTGCAATCTACGCCCAAGCGATCAAAACCCACAACGCCGACCGTTCCCTCCACAACCACCTCATCACTCTCTGCTCCAAATCCAACCTCACCTCCTTCTCTCTCCGCCTCTTCAACCAAATCCCATCACCCAACGTCGTCTCATGGACGGCCCTGATCTCATCCCACTCCACCACCCTCGCCGCCCTCCGCCACTTCGTCTCCATGCTCCGCCACCCCACCTTCCCCAACCAGCGCACAATCGCCACCCTCTTCAAAACCTGCGCTTCTCTCTCGTCCCTCTCCTTCGGTCTCTCCCTCCACTCACTCTCCCTCAAGCTCGGTATCTCCGCCGAGCCGTATTCGGGTTCAGCCCTCATACACTTCTACTCCAAATGTGGGATGCCGGTTTATGCCCGGAAGGTGCTCGATGAAATTCCCCACAAGGATGCTGTCTGCTATGGCGCGGTGATTGTTGGGCTGGCGCAGAACTCGAGGCCCATTGATGCGCTTTTGGCTTTTGCTGACATGAAATGTAGAGATGTTGGGTCGAGTATGTATACTGTTTCGGGTGCATTGAGGGCCGCGGCGGAGCTTGCTGCTTTGGAGCAATGTAGGATCATACATACACATGCTGTGGTTACGGGGCTTGATGCGAATGTGGTTGTGGGGACTGCTTTGTTGGATGCGTATGGGAAGTCCGGGCTTGTGTCCGATGCTAGACAGGTTTTCGATGAGAATTTGCTGGTGATGAGTCTTGTGGGATGCAATGCAATGCTGGCGGCGTATGCACAACAGGGGGATAAGAATTCAGCGGTTGAGCTTTTTAATGCAATGGAAGCTCAAGGGCTTGTACCGGATGAATATAGCTTCTTAGCGATTTTGACGTGCCTTGGCAATGCGGGTTTGGTTTTGGAAACGGATTGGTGGTTGAACAGGATGAAGGCTGATTACGTGTTGGAACCAGCACTTGAGCATTATACTTGTCTGGTTGGTGCAATGGGCCGAGCTGGTCAGTTGGAAGATGCTGAAAGGACTGCAATGACAATGCCTATTGTGCCTGATGCTGCAGTGTGGCGAACATTGCTAACATGTGCAGCTTATCATAAATCACCCGCCTTGGCTAGGTCCATGGCTAAACGGTTATTGGAAATTGATCCGCAGGATGATTCAGCTTATGTTATTGTTGCAAATGTGTTATCATCCGCAGGAAAGTGGGATGAAGTTGCAGAAGTTAGGAAGATGATGAAAGATAGGAGGGTGAAGAAGGAAGGAGGTAGGAGTTGGATTGAAGTGCGAGGAAAAGTTCATGTGTTTTTGGCCGGGGACAGAAGGCATCAAAGAATAGATGAGATATATGCAAAGCTGGCAGAATTGATGGCGGGGATAGAAAAATTAGGGTATGTGCCGTTGCAGAATGAGATGCTGCATGGGGTTGGGGAACAAGAGAAAAAGGAAGCCCTATGGTATCACAGTGAGAAGCTGGCTGTAGCATTTGGGGTGGTAAGTGGTGCTGCACCCCCCGGGAAGCCATTAAGGATTGTGAAGAATTTGAGGATTTGCAGAGATTGCCACGAGGCTTTTAAATATTTGTGTAGGTTGTTGGAGAGGGAAATCATTGTGAGGGATGTAAACCGATACCATATATTTTCAAATGGTAGCTGTAATTGTGGAGAGATGTGGTAG
- the LOC133710292 gene encoding uncharacterized protein LOC133710292 → MWRRRAGWNIRKLSTAIRRRINDEGDWSYASEWWGTESDGRIVLRSTSDKGNGVVSVAAFPASNPSKLHWAATERWLEQRYAEIDDSQCYNEKFRVLGYEWRALRFNDDTRQSTVKILAAFRQSEPASFALMQQPHCLAVPYLKSMLSAGLATIACCDFNVKKVAAGKEKMSILCIGHGGGSLPLFLASKIQGATVDIVEIDPVVISASVQAMGFPAYSVMNPSGKRAFSKPDIMDEVLWKGIHERLFLYESDAEDFILKTTNVYDMIFIDAYDGEDIFPRKLWDTDSPFMKTLSSRLHPDHGTVVVNLHSDSEVLNPDGSVPSILEQVLPMGKYVSQVCQAYKDVVVGGRDSGLGFTVSVPWVCNMSMVVCRGFGIKGGYTNRDVILNTLMCKSFEVENVLNLPFSCLQYVKRGFSLLD, encoded by the exons ATGTGGCGCAGAAGAGCTGGATGGAACATCCGGAAGCTCTCAACGGCAATACGCCGCCGTATTAACGACGAGGGCGACTGGTCCTACGCCTCCGAATGGTGGGGCACCGAATCGGACGGCCGCATCGTCCTCCGCTCCACATCCGACAAAGGAAACGGCGTCGTCTCCGTCGCCGCTTTCCCTGCCTCCAATCCCAGCAAGCTTCACTGGGCAGCAACAGAGAGATGGCTAGAGCAAAGGTACGCAGAGATAGACGATTCCCAGTGTTACAATGAGAAGTTCAGAGTGCTTGGATATGAATGGCGCGCTCTTCGTTTTAACGACGACACTCGCCAAAGCACGGTCAAAATCTTGGCTGCTTTCCGGCAATCGGAGCCGGCCTCTTTTGCTCTTATGCAGCAACCTCATTGCCTCGCTGTTCCAT ATCTTAAGAGTATGTTATCAGCTGGGTTGGCTACTATAGCTTGTTGTGATTTCAATGTGAAGAAAGTGGCGGCTGGGAAGGAAAAGATGAGTATTTTATGCATTGGCCATGGAGGAGGGAGCTTGCCATTGTTTTTGGCTAGTAAAATTCAAG GTGCTACGGTTGACATAGTTGAAATCGATCCTGTTGTAATCTCAGCCTCGGTTCAAGCTATGGGGTTTCCTGCTTACTCAGTTATGAATCCGTCAGGCAAGCGCGCTTTTTCAAAACCCGATATCATGGATGAGGTTCTGTGGAAAGGCATCCACGAGAGGCTGTTTCTCTATGAATCAGATGCTGAGGATTTCATTCTCAAAACCACCAATGTGTATGATATGATCTTCATTGATGCTTATGACGGGGAAGACATATTCCCTCGTAAGTTGTGGGACACAGATTCACCATTTATGAAAACTCTCAGCAGTCGGCTTCACCCCGATCATGGAACGGTTGTGGTGAACCTTCATTCAGATTCTGAGGTTTTGAATCCTGATGGCTCTGTTCCGTCCATTCTGGAGCAAGTTTTGCCAATGGGAAAGTATGTCTCCCAGGTTTGCCAAGCATACAAGGATGTGGTAGTGGGCGGTCGAGACTCTGGTTTGGGGTTTACTGTTTCCGTTCCTTGGGTCTGCAACATGTCTATGGTTGTTTGCAGAGGTTTTGGGATTAAGGGTGGGTACACGAACAGGGATGTGATTTTGAATACTCTCATGTGCAAATCATTTGAAGTTGAAAATGTTCTCAACTTACCCTTCTCATGTTTGCAATATGTAAAGAGAGGTTTTAGTCTTCTTGATTAA